TCACCAGCTCAGAACCCGCATTCACCCGTTCGCCGGAGTCATCAATCAGGGCTTTAATCTCTTTTGCCGCCTGCGCGCTGCGCTGGGCAAGCGTCCGCACCTCACCGGCAACCACGGCAAAACCACGACCCTGCTCGCCCGCTCTCGCCGCTTCCACCGCGGCATTAAGCGCCAGGATGTTGGTCTGGAATGCTATGCCGTCGATAACGCTGGTGATTTGGGCAATTTTGCTTGAGCTGGTGGCGATCTCGTCCATCGTGCGTACCACGCCCTCCACCACGTTTCCGCCTTTCTTCGCGGTCGTTGAGGCATCCAACGCAAGACGTGAAGCCTGACGAGCGTTATCGGCGTTTTGCTTCACCGTGGCAGTGAGCTGCTCCATGCTGGCGGCCGTCTCCTCAAGCGAAGCCGCCTGCTGTTCAGTGCGGGAAGAGAGATCGTTGCTGCCAGCGGAAATTTCACCGGCCCCGGTATAAATTGTGTCGGCGCCGTCGCGCACCACGCTGACCGTATTTGCCAGTGCGATCTGCATCTCTTGTACGCTGTTGGCCAGCAGCGCCATTTCGTTTTTGCCCTGGGCATCAATAGGCTGGGTCAGGTCGCCCGCGGCGATGGCACGAATATGGTCCATCACCTCGCGCAGCGGCATCAGCAGGACGCGACGCATCGCCACCCAGCTCACCACGATCACCCCCATCACGCACAGCATAATGGCGCCAAGGATCCACAAAATCCGCTGATAGTCAGCCTGATTATCGCGGACGCCTGCGCTGGAGAGATCCGCCTGTTCGTTGCGCCATTCGCGGTAGACCTTCTGCATCGCAACCTGCTTCTGCTCCGCATTTTGCTTGAACATCTGTTCCAGCTCGCTCTGCGCCAGGAAGGTGTTCATTTTGGCGAGCGCAGAAGAGTAGTTGTGATATTGCGCCTCCAGTTCATCGCTCAGGTGCGGACGTAAACCTGGGGTATCCGGCAGCGCCTGATATTTTTCGAAATGGCTTTGCGCCTCCGCCAGCAGCGCATTGGTCGTGGTAACCAGCTCCTGCAGCTGCCCGCCGTTAATCTGACTCGCCAGGCTTCCCTGAATACGCAGCATGCCGCGGTTCAGCGTCACGCGCGCCTGGTTAAGGCCGATCCAGGCATCGGTAAATTCGGCAACGTTCTGACTGGCGAGCTGGGAGACGTTGAAGTTGCTCTTATCGTTATTGAGGGCGTTGAGGAAAACCGCCGCTGACAGAAGCTGCATAACGCCCAGCACTATCAATACGGAGATGAGTAAGGTGATCACTTTCATTCTTTTAAACATGTATAGCCTTTTCTTATGCAGATATTGTCCAACCTCTAACTATCGGCAGCATCCCCGGGTTATTTATGTTGCCTCTCTGATAAACCACCATTTTTGGGGATTTTTTGTAATCATTCAGTATGTTAAAGAAAAAAGTTTTTTTGTGATCCAGCTCTCGCTATGCAGGCTGCCCCGAAAGGGTTATAGTGATCCCATAAAGATGCATTTAAAATACATCTTATATTTCACTATGAGGATCCTGCTATGGCCTACCGCGATCAACCTTTAGGCGAACTGGCGCTGACTATCCCACGCGCTTCCGCGCTGTTCCGTAAACTGGACCTGGATTTTTGCTGCGGCGGTAAGCAAACGCTGCTGCGCGCGGCGACCCGCAAGGAGCTTAATCTTGAAGAGATTGAGGCACAGCTTGCCGCATTAGCCGAAGAACCGGCGGAGAAAGACTGGCGGGCGGCCCCGCTGGCAGAGATTATCGATCACATAATCGTGCGCTTTCATGACCGCCACCGCGAGCAGCTGCCGGAACTCATTCTGCAGGCGACCAAGGTAG
This region of Cedecea lapagei genomic DNA includes:
- a CDS encoding methyl-accepting chemotaxis protein translates to MFKRMKVITLLISVLIVLGVMQLLSAAVFLNALNNDKSNFNVSQLASQNVAEFTDAWIGLNQARVTLNRGMLRIQGSLASQINGGQLQELVTTTNALLAEAQSHFEKYQALPDTPGLRPHLSDELEAQYHNYSSALAKMNTFLAQSELEQMFKQNAEQKQVAMQKVYREWRNEQADLSSAGVRDNQADYQRILWILGAIMLCVMGVIVVSWVAMRRVLLMPLREVMDHIRAIAAGDLTQPIDAQGKNEMALLANSVQEMQIALANTVSVVRDGADTIYTGAGEISAGSNDLSSRTEQQAASLEETAASMEQLTATVKQNADNARQASRLALDASTTAKKGGNVVEGVVRTMDEIATSSSKIAQITSVIDGIAFQTNILALNAAVEAARAGEQGRGFAVVAGEVRTLAQRSAQAAKEIKALIDDSGERVNAGSELVNEAGKTMAEIVSAVTRVTDIMGEIASASDEQSRGIDQVGQAVAEMDRVTQQNASLVEESAAAAGALEEQASRLNEAVAVFKINRRSPALAKASQVKVPPLKAKQVMPVSEANWETF